ACCGCGATCTAACACTTGAATCGTAGCCTGTTTCTCAGTTTGAGCGAGTTTGACGATGATTAATTCATCGGAGTCAGAATACTTCACCGCATTGTCAATCAGATTGACCAGAACTTGCGTCAGGCGATCGCGATCGGTTTTGACGTAAATAGGCGATTGTTCTGCTTCGATATGAATGGCGCGATCGCTAAATTTCTCGCCCATCCCCACAATCTCTTTAATCAGATCATTCAGCACAATCGTCTCTAATCGCAACGGTAGATAGCCACCATCGGCGCGTGCTAACTCCAGCAAGTCTTGTAGCAGTCGAACGGTGCGATCGGTTTCCGCTGCCGCAATTTCCAATGCTTCTTTTTGAGAGCTACTTAAACTACCGCTACGTCGCAATAAGCTTTGTAGATAACCCGATATAACCGCTAATGGCGTGCGGAGTTCATGGGAAACATTGCTAACAAACTGACGGTGCTCCTCCCAGGATCGAGCCAGACGAGAGAGCATTTTGTCTAGCATTTGCGCCAGTTCTTGAACTTCGTAGGGCGCAGACTTTAGATCGAGGTGTGCTTGACTCAACTCGTTAATCGAAATCGTCTCGGCAAACTGGCTCATTCTTCGCAGTGGCTGGAGCGATCGCCGAATGTAAATCGCAATGACAATTGTCAATAGCAAAATTGCAACGATGGTGGCAAAGCTGACCTGCCGAATCGCAGTAATCAGCATTTTTTGTTTTTCGGTGATGTCTTGAGCCAGATAAAACCGCCCAATTGAGCCATTTTCGATCGCCAGAGGACTGCTATGCAGCAAAAGATAGCGCATTGGCAGGGTGCCCTCATCACTGATGCGATAGACTTGCGGCTCAATGGGCATCTCTGAGAGCGACATCAGCATGTCTTGAAAGGACTGGGGAGCTTGATTCAGCGATTGCGATCGGGCGATAATTTCGCCATCCGGATGGGTCACCCAGATCATCAAGCTAGATGAGTTGTGGATGACCTCAGTCTCCGCTTGTGAAATGGCTCGTTGTACAGCCTCTTCAAGGGGCAGCATTTCATGATACAAAGCCACGTCTTGGGGGAAGCGATCGGTAATGTACTTCACGTTCTGGATATGCGTGGCGACCAGCAGTTGTTGCATCGTCCAACTGATCCAAATGGCGACACCACCTAACCCCACTGCCAGAGCGACTGTAATTCCTGCTGTTAGGCGAAGCTGCAACGACGAAGGCATCAACCAGTGCCGCCTGCTTTGATTCACCACTTGAATTGCTTGATCAACAAACTTCATTCCCAACCACGGCTTGCCTTAACCGTCATGACGGCTGCCATTCTCTTTACTCTAAAGTAAATGTTTTAAAGAAATATGATTTTTTCCTGAGCATACTTCACTGAATGAAAGCAACGGCAGGGGAGCGTGTAATACGGCTACCCGTGCTCACTGCCCTGGTGTTGTTATGCTTTCATGAAAAAGGATTGGCTTCCGTTACAACTTCTGGTAGAAGAATGAATTCGGTTTCGTCTGGAACGGTGGCAAAGCGGCACTCCCGCCAGTCCCGTTTGGCTTGCTCAATTCGTTCTGGGCGACTGGAAACAAAATTCCACCATTTATAGCGGGTGCCGAGGGGTTCTCCCCCGATGACGATGCAACGAGCAGCAACGCTAGCAGAAACAGTCACGATCGCCCCCGGTGTGAGAATTGCCAACCGATAGGGAGGTAGTGGTTTGTGATTAATTTCGACTCCTTCTGTAACGCTGTAGATGGCGCGATCGCTGTAGTCAGCGGGAATGGTGCAGTGAGACTGCGGCGTGAGGACAATATCCAGATACAAAATCGGTGAAAACACTTTTACCGGAGATGTGTAACCTGCCGCTTGACCAGCAATCAGCGTCACGGTTGCTCCAGTTTCCTGCCAGGTCGGCAAGGTATCCGCAGGATAGTGATGAAACCAGGGGTCAGTTTCTTCCTGGTCTTGGGGGAGGGCAACCCAGGTCTGGATACCGTGAATCGTAGCTTCGTTGGCACGATCACGATCGGGCGATCGCTCAGAGTGGACAATCCCCGTTCCTGCGGTCATCCAGTTGACTGCCCCCGGTTGAATTTCCTGCACCGTTCCCAAACTGTCACGATGCATCAATGCACCCTCAAACAAATAGGTGACAGTTGCCAGATTGATGTGGGGGTGTGGTCGGACATCAATGCCTTTGCCCACCGGGAGGAGAGATGGACCCAAATGGTCAAAAAAGATGAAAGGACCAACCATTTGACGATTGGGGTAGGGCAAGCTGCGGCGGGCAATAAACCCGCCTAAGTCCTTAACGTCGGGTTCGATGAGTTGTTCAAAGGGCATGATGGGACTGGGGAGAAAAATGGTTGATAACACATTCTAGTGGAATGGCAAACTTAAAAATGCCCAATTCTTGCGTTGATGATCACCCCTACTCAACTTATAGGTTTGATAGTGATCTAGAACTGCTTTGTTGATCACATAACTATATTTTCAGTTGATCAGGTCACCCTGTTGCCTCTCTGTTTCATCATTTATTGTTGTTTTTTGTCTATTGTTGTTTTTGTTTTTTGCAGTGGTTTACCTCTAGAGGGTTTACGCCTAAATTTTATCTATACTCGTTTGAGTGGTTCTCAAACTACATCCATATCACTACCCTCTTTTGGAAGTTATACCAATGGTTCACCTTCTCCATATCGACAGCAGCCCACGCGGTGAGCGTTCCGTTTCTCGCATGCTTACGAAAGAGTTTGTTACCAAGTTTCAGGCTGCTTATCCGGATACGTCTGTGACTTACCGTGATTTAGGACATTATTCTGTGCCGTTTGTTAGCGAAGACTGGATTGCGGCGGCCTTTTCTGCCCCCACGGATCACACCCCTGAGATGGCAGCGGCAATTCGGATCTCGAA
This DNA window, taken from Oscillatoria sp. FACHB-1407, encodes the following:
- a CDS encoding pirin family protein; protein product: MPFEQLIEPDVKDLGGFIARRSLPYPNRQMVGPFIFFDHLGPSLLPVGKGIDVRPHPHINLATVTYLFEGALMHRDSLGTVQEIQPGAVNWMTAGTGIVHSERSPDRDRANEATIHGIQTWVALPQDQEETDPWFHHYPADTLPTWQETGATVTLIAGQAAGYTSPVKVFSPILYLDIVLTPQSHCTIPADYSDRAIYSVTEGVEINHKPLPPYRLAILTPGAIVTVSASVAARCIVIGGEPLGTRYKWWNFVSSRPERIEQAKRDWRECRFATVPDETEFILLPEVVTEANPFS
- a CDS encoding sensor histidine kinase is translated as MKFVDQAIQVVNQSRRHWLMPSSLQLRLTAGITVALAVGLGGVAIWISWTMQQLLVATHIQNVKYITDRFPQDVALYHEMLPLEEAVQRAISQAETEVIHNSSSLMIWVTHPDGEIIARSQSLNQAPQSFQDMLMSLSEMPIEPQVYRISDEGTLPMRYLLLHSSPLAIENGSIGRFYLAQDITEKQKMLITAIRQVSFATIVAILLLTIVIAIYIRRSLQPLRRMSQFAETISINELSQAHLDLKSAPYEVQELAQMLDKMLSRLARSWEEHRQFVSNVSHELRTPLAVISGYLQSLLRRSGSLSSSQKEALEIAAAETDRTVRLLQDLLELARADGGYLPLRLETIVLNDLIKEIVGMGEKFSDRAIHIEAEQSPIYVKTDRDRLTQVLVNLIDNAVKYSDSDELIIVKLAQTEKQATIQVLDRGCGIPLQQQARIFERFYRVDEARARSTGGVGLGLAIVKSLVEGMGGQVTVASKLGQGSTFTITLPVK